A genome region from Rickettsiales endosymbiont of Stachyamoeba lipophora includes the following:
- the sppA gene encoding signal peptide peptidase SppA: MNIKRWFVKKILKVNKRVVVHLTFKGVIGNIGPRKGGICFENYQELIKKAFETKHVKAVCIAINSPGGSPVQSELIYKYILKLKREKNVPVWMFIEDIAASGGYYLACAGDRIYTANNAIIGSIGVISSGFGFTELIKKIGIERRVYTQGENKSILDPFLPEKQEDINMLKEMQQDVHKNFMAIVKTSRDKKLKDNKDLFSGKIWSGMQAIENGLADEIGFFEEVAEQQFGKKVKIIKLEPKKSKLLSKLGLDIVLDNLAIKIREHIIWSKYEL, translated from the coding sequence ATGAATATTAAAAGATGGTTTGTAAAGAAGATTCTTAAAGTAAATAAAAGAGTGGTAGTTCACCTTACTTTTAAAGGAGTGATAGGTAACATTGGTCCTAGAAAAGGAGGCATTTGCTTTGAAAATTATCAGGAATTAATTAAAAAAGCTTTTGAAACTAAGCATGTTAAAGCTGTATGTATAGCTATTAATTCACCTGGTGGTTCGCCAGTGCAATCGGAATTAATTTATAAATATATACTTAAGCTTAAGCGGGAAAAGAATGTACCTGTATGGATGTTTATTGAGGATATTGCAGCCTCTGGTGGTTATTATTTAGCTTGTGCTGGTGATAGAATTTATACAGCCAATAATGCGATTATTGGTAGTATTGGAGTGATTTCATCAGGATTTGGTTTTACTGAGCTGATTAAAAAAATAGGTATTGAAAGAAGAGTATATACTCAAGGAGAAAATAAAAGCATCCTTGATCCATTTTTGCCTGAGAAGCAAGAAGATATTAATATGCTCAAAGAAATGCAGCAAGATGTACATAAAAATTTTATGGCAATTGTTAAAACCTCTAGAGATAAAAAATTAAAAGATAATAAAGATCTATTTAGCGGTAAGATCTGGTCGGGTATGCAGGCTATAGAAAATGGGTTGGCGGATGAGATAGGGTTTTTTGAAGAGGTGGCTGAGCAGCAATTTGGTAAGAAAGTTAAAATTATTAAACTTGAACCTAAAAAATCTAAATTGTTAAGTAAGTTAGGTCTAGATATTGTGCTGGATAATTTGGCGATTAAAATTAGAGAGCATATAATCTGGTCAAAATATGAGCTATAA
- the galU gene encoding UTP--glucose-1-phosphate uridylyltransferase GalU — translation MPKPIKKVVFPVGGLGTRFLPATKSLPKEMLPVASKPIIQYAYEEARDAEMEQFIFITGRNKNAITNHFDHAYELESVLSDTQKEEQLKKVKAWLPEAGNIAFIRQQEPLGLGHAVWCARSFVQDEPFAVILADEMLKIEGGFLKKMIEAYNILDANIIATFRVAKEDVDRYGIVNVVPENGFLRITEMIEKPAIHEARSNLAIVGRYILKPEIFEEIARFEKGKNGEIQLTDAMQNLLKTQKFYALEFQAERFDCGNQLGYLEANIAYMLENPEFTQNVKEIIKKYI, via the coding sequence ATGCCAAAACCAATTAAAAAAGTTGTGTTTCCTGTGGGAGGCTTGGGTACAAGATTTTTGCCGGCTACTAAATCTTTACCTAAAGAAATGCTGCCGGTTGCTTCCAAGCCTATTATCCAATATGCCTATGAAGAGGCAAGGGATGCTGAGATGGAGCAGTTTATTTTTATAACTGGGCGCAATAAGAATGCGATTACTAATCATTTTGACCATGCGTATGAATTAGAGTCAGTATTATCCGATACTCAGAAAGAAGAGCAATTAAAAAAAGTTAAAGCTTGGTTGCCAGAGGCCGGCAATATTGCCTTTATAAGACAGCAAGAACCACTAGGCCTGGGGCACGCCGTATGGTGTGCGCGCAGTTTTGTGCAAGATGAACCTTTTGCGGTCATTTTAGCAGATGAAATGCTAAAAATTGAAGGCGGCTTTTTAAAAAAAATGATCGAAGCTTATAATATTCTTGATGCCAATATCATTGCTACCTTCAGAGTTGCTAAGGAAGATGTGGATAGATATGGGATTGTAAATGTAGTCCCGGAAAACGGCTTTTTAAGAATTACTGAAATGATTGAAAAGCCTGCTATTCATGAAGCTAGGTCAAATTTAGCTATTGTGGGTAGATATATTTTAAAACCTGAAATTTTTGAAGAAATAGCTCGTTTTGAAAAAGGCAAAAATGGCGAAATACAGCTAACTGATGCAATGCAGAATTTACTTAAAACTCAAAAATTTTATGCACTTGAGTTTCAGGCGGAAAGGTTTGATTGCGGGAATCAGTTGGGATATCTTGAAGCTAATATTGCCTATATGCTTGAAAACCCAGAGTTTACTCAAAATGTAAAAGAAATTATTAAAAAATATATTTAA
- a CDS encoding UDP-glucose dehydrogenase family protein, protein MKVAIIGVGYVGLVTGVGLAELGHHVTCIDIDPHKITDLNQNIIPIYEPGLEELVVKNKERLNFTTDYSLIKDAEIIMIAVGTPTDPVTDEADLKYVKAAFQQICNELKDSLEKKLIVIKSTVPVGTNKMLVKDLKLNACYELASNPEFLREGSALEDFFNPDRIVVGVYSIFGAEILKNLYAKFIEQKVPLLVMDPLSSEMCKYAANSFLAMKIGFANEVARLADKIGANAENVLAGLKDDHRIGKYFLNPGPGFGGSCFPKDCLEMQQLVVKSKVDAPLISNILKTNEQQKQYVVEVIEKLIPNNHKILVLGMSFKANTDDIRDSTTLYMVPKLISQGYNIDIYDPLFQNKFKQQQLDWKVAWLENLDGLLEYQAIIILTEWQEFKIIKNYPLSPQVKLIDFRNIFDPNEMRETKIDYYPVGRMNLYEY, encoded by the coding sequence ATGAAAGTTGCAATAATTGGAGTAGGATATGTTGGGTTGGTAACAGGAGTAGGACTTGCTGAGCTTGGTCATCATGTTACTTGTATTGATATTGATCCTCACAAAATAACTGATCTTAACCAAAATATTATTCCTATTTACGAGCCTGGCCTTGAGGAATTGGTAGTTAAAAATAAGGAGAGACTTAATTTTACTACTGATTATAGTTTGATCAAAGATGCAGAAATTATTATGATTGCTGTTGGTACTCCAACCGATCCTGTAACTGATGAAGCGGATTTAAAATATGTTAAAGCAGCTTTCCAACAAATCTGTAATGAATTAAAAGATTCATTAGAAAAAAAGTTAATTGTTATTAAATCTACCGTGCCGGTAGGTACTAATAAGATGCTTGTAAAAGACTTAAAATTAAATGCTTGTTATGAACTTGCTTCTAACCCAGAATTTTTACGAGAAGGTTCAGCGTTAGAGGACTTTTTTAACCCTGATCGGATAGTGGTGGGCGTTTATTCTATCTTTGGGGCAGAAATTTTAAAAAATTTATATGCAAAATTTATAGAGCAAAAAGTTCCGTTATTGGTAATGGATCCACTTTCCAGTGAAATGTGTAAATATGCAGCTAATAGTTTTTTAGCCATGAAGATAGGTTTTGCCAATGAAGTGGCCCGCCTTGCAGATAAGATAGGTGCTAATGCAGAGAATGTACTGGCAGGGCTTAAGGATGACCATCGTATTGGTAAATATTTTTTAAACCCAGGACCTGGATTTGGGGGCTCATGCTTTCCTAAAGATTGCTTAGAAATGCAGCAATTAGTAGTAAAATCAAAGGTGGATGCGCCGCTTATCAGTAATATTCTTAAAACTAATGAACAGCAAAAGCAGTATGTTGTAGAAGTAATTGAAAAGCTTATCCCTAATAATCATAAAATATTAGTGTTAGGTATGAGCTTTAAAGCAAATACTGATGATATTAGAGATTCTACAACTCTTTATATGGTTCCTAAGTTGATTAGCCAAGGCTATAATATAGATATTTATGATCCGCTTTTTCAAAATAAGTTCAAGCAACAACAACTTGATTGGAAAGTGGCGTGGTTAGAGAATTTAGATGGCTTGCTGGAATATCAGGCAATAATAATACTGACTGAATGGCAAGAGTTTAAAATAATAAAAAATTACCCCTTATCTCCGCAAGTAAAACTTATAGATTTTAGGAACATATTTGATCCTAATGAAATGCGTGAAACTAAAATTGATTATTATCCAGTAGGAAGGATGAATTTGTATGAATATTAA
- a CDS encoding DUF167 domain-containing protein, whose protein sequence is MFQEYLPFQIIDNYILLLVKASPNAAKNNFGKMLEIASGKWAVKIMVTAKPKDNEANEAIIKFLSEFLKIAKSKIAIITGNTSKIKTVKINENSPEVVIRLKSLL, encoded by the coding sequence TTGTTCCAAGAATATTTGCCTTTTCAGATCATAGATAATTATATACTGCTTTTGGTAAAAGCCTCCCCAAATGCGGCTAAAAATAATTTTGGAAAAATGCTTGAAATAGCTTCAGGGAAGTGGGCCGTAAAAATTATGGTTACTGCCAAGCCTAAAGATAATGAAGCAAATGAAGCTATTATTAAATTTTTGTCAGAATTTTTAAAAATTGCCAAAAGCAAAATTGCGATAATAACAGGAAATACGAGTAAGATTAAAACAGTTAAGATTAATGAAAACTCTCCTGAAGTAGTTATTAGGCTCAAATCTTTACTATAA
- the trpS gene encoding tryptophan--tRNA ligase, producing the protein MSEQVTRILSGITTTGRLHLGNYLGAIKNWTKLQMHAETFLFVADLHAITTDQDPDELKRNILNAVITYLACGIDPEQACIFVQSQNPHHAELAWILSCVARIGWLNRMTQFKDKSGKNKDNAYVGLYTYPVLMAADILLYHPTHVPVGDDQKQHLELARDIAQSLNRKFERSILTVPEPYIVGEATRIMSLRDATKKMSKSDESDYSRINLDDDEDAIIKKIKKAKSDSEAISLATLGARPELNNLATIYAACTDSTKTRVIEQFEGKGFAEFKSALYEVVVNKIVPIANEIKYLRNHLDHVQAIVTQGNSKAAELSVKTLAEVKQAFGLKVF; encoded by the coding sequence GTGAGTGAACAGGTTACAAGGATATTATCAGGTATAACGACTACCGGTAGATTGCACTTAGGAAATTATTTGGGTGCCATCAAAAATTGGACTAAGCTTCAAATGCATGCCGAAACTTTTCTTTTTGTAGCAGATCTTCATGCCATTACCACTGATCAAGATCCTGATGAGCTTAAACGTAACATATTAAATGCGGTCATTACTTATTTAGCTTGCGGGATTGATCCGGAGCAGGCTTGTATTTTTGTGCAATCTCAAAATCCACATCATGCAGAGCTTGCCTGGATTTTATCTTGTGTAGCACGTATTGGTTGGTTAAACCGCATGACTCAATTTAAAGATAAGTCAGGTAAAAATAAAGATAATGCTTATGTAGGGCTTTATACTTATCCAGTGTTGATGGCAGCAGATATCTTGCTTTATCATCCTACTCATGTGCCGGTAGGAGATGATCAAAAGCAGCATTTAGAGCTGGCAAGAGACATAGCGCAAAGCTTAAATAGAAAATTTGAACGAAGTATTTTAACCGTGCCAGAACCTTATATAGTAGGAGAGGCTACCAGAATCATGAGTTTACGAGATGCAACCAAAAAGATGAGTAAATCTGATGAATCTGATTACTCACGGATTAACTTAGATGATGATGAAGATGCTATTATCAAAAAAATTAAAAAAGCCAAATCTGATAGTGAAGCAATTTCTTTAGCAACTCTAGGCGCACGCCCTGAGTTGAATAACCTGGCAACCATTTATGCAGCTTGCACGGACTCAACCAAAACCCGTGTGATTGAGCAATTTGAAGGCAAAGGTTTTGCTGAGTTTAAATCCGCTTTATATGAAGTGGTGGTTAATAAAATTGTACCAATTGCTAATGAAATTAAATATCTACGTAATCATTTGGATCATGTGCAAGCTATTGTAACTCAAGGCAATAGCAAGGCTGCAGAATTAAGCGTTAAAACATTAGCAGAAGTTAAACAAGCATTTGGTTTAAAAGTATTTTAA
- the proS gene encoding proline--tRNA ligase gives MLVSKLFMPVLKENPQEAQIVSHKLMLRAGMIRQLTSGIYNWLPLGLKVLQNISKIIREELNKAGAQEILMPIIQPTSLWHESGRSDGYGKETLRMIDRHDNPLLFSPTGEEVVTDIFRKNINSYKQLPMNLYQIQWKFRDEIRPRFGVMRGREFLMKDAYTFDLTKEDAEKSYYKMFETYLSIFKRLGLKALPIQADPGVIGGSLSHEFHILAETGESDIYYDQQLMDDEGLKAQDYANYYAMADEMHIEEKCPVPQARLKHSKGIEIGHIFYLGTKYSESLKAQVTDGNGKLQPVEMGCFGIGVSRLVGGIIEASNDERGIVWPKAVAPFICSIIPLKKDEQVMEVAYELYSELLSQNFEILFDDTDQSAGSKFATHELIGVPLQIIIGPKKLAGNKVECKIRATGELTEVDVSQVIEWVKEHA, from the coding sequence ATGCTTGTTTCAAAATTATTCATGCCGGTTTTAAAAGAAAATCCTCAAGAGGCACAAATTGTCTCGCATAAATTAATGCTTAGAGCTGGCATGATTAGACAGCTGACTAGCGGTATTTATAACTGGCTACCGCTTGGGCTTAAAGTGCTGCAAAATATTAGCAAAATTATTCGTGAAGAGTTAAATAAGGCTGGAGCTCAAGAGATTTTAATGCCTATTATTCAACCTACAAGTTTATGGCATGAATCAGGGCGTTCGGACGGGTATGGTAAAGAAACACTGAGAATGATTGATCGTCATGACAATCCTTTGCTATTTAGCCCTACTGGCGAGGAAGTAGTAACTGACATTTTTCGTAAGAATATAAATTCTTATAAACAATTGCCTATGAACTTATATCAAATTCAGTGGAAATTTAGAGATGAAATAAGACCGCGTTTTGGAGTGATGCGTGGGCGTGAATTTTTAATGAAAGATGCGTATACCTTTGACTTAACTAAAGAAGATGCTGAGAAATCTTATTATAAAATGTTTGAGACCTACCTCAGTATCTTTAAAAGGTTGGGACTTAAAGCTTTACCAATCCAGGCTGATCCTGGGGTCATCGGAGGAAGTTTGAGTCATGAATTTCATATTTTAGCTGAAACCGGTGAAAGTGATATTTATTATGATCAGCAACTAATGGATGATGAAGGACTAAAGGCTCAAGATTATGCCAATTATTATGCTATGGCAGATGAAATGCATATCGAAGAAAAATGCCCAGTACCTCAAGCTCGGTTAAAACATAGCAAAGGAATAGAAATAGGGCATATTTTTTATTTGGGAACTAAATATTCAGAGAGCCTAAAAGCCCAAGTAACAGATGGTAATGGTAAATTACAGCCGGTGGAAATGGGTTGTTTTGGAATTGGTGTATCCAGACTAGTTGGAGGAATAATTGAGGCCTCTAATGATGAAAGAGGGATCGTTTGGCCTAAAGCAGTAGCGCCGTTCATTTGTTCAATTATTCCTCTTAAAAAAGATGAACAAGTAATGGAAGTGGCCTATGAATTATATAGTGAATTATTAAGCCAAAATTTTGAAATTTTATTTGATGATACAGATCAAAGTGCAGGAAGTAAATTTGCTACGCATGAACTGATCGGGGTGCCTTTACAAATTATTATTGGTCCTAAAAAATTAGCTGGCAATAAAGTTGAATGTAAAATTAGAGCTACTGGCGAGCTTACCGAAGTGGATGTTAGTCAGGTAATTGAATGGGTTAAAGAACATGCTTAA
- a CDS encoding glycine--tRNA ligase subunit alpha, with the protein MNKANSFQDLIATLDEYWKNLGCVILQPYDMEMGAGTFHPATTLMTLGKKPLKAAYVQPSRRPADGRYGLNPNRLYRFHQYQVILKPSPENIVELYLESLKTIGIDPLKHDIRLVEDDWESPTLGAWGLGWEIWCDGMEISQFTYMQQVGGVECDPITGELTYGLERIAMFLQDKENIFDLRYNSAPELSDQYSYGDLFKQYEHDLSSYCLDLADVEIMRKNFEESEIESHKLIELNLVFAAYEQCIKASNYFNILDARGVISVNERANYIARVRAMAKNCAEKYTLNLKCSD; encoded by the coding sequence ATGAATAAGGCTAATTCATTTCAAGATTTAATTGCTACTTTAGATGAATATTGGAAAAATTTAGGTTGTGTTATTCTGCAGCCTTATGATATGGAAATGGGAGCAGGGACCTTCCATCCTGCTACTACTTTAATGACGCTTGGCAAAAAGCCGCTTAAAGCTGCATATGTTCAGCCATCCCGTAGGCCTGCAGACGGAAGATATGGCTTAAATCCCAATAGATTATACCGTTTTCACCAGTACCAAGTGATTTTAAAACCATCGCCTGAAAATATTGTTGAATTATATTTAGAAAGTTTAAAAACAATCGGTATTGATCCTTTAAAGCATGATATTAGATTGGTTGAAGACGATTGGGAATCACCAACCTTGGGTGCCTGGGGTTTGGGTTGGGAAATATGGTGTGATGGTATGGAAATCTCCCAATTTACTTATATGCAGCAAGTTGGTGGAGTAGAGTGTGATCCTATTACAGGTGAGTTAACTTATGGGCTCGAGCGAATTGCCATGTTTTTGCAAGATAAAGAAAATATTTTTGATCTAAGATATAACTCCGCACCTGAGCTAAGCGATCAATATAGTTATGGTGATTTATTTAAACAATATGAGCATGATCTTTCCAGTTATTGCTTAGATTTAGCAGATGTAGAAATCATGCGGAAAAATTTTGAAGAATCGGAAATTGAGTCGCATAAGTTAATAGAGCTTAATTTGGTATTTGCAGCTTATGAGCAATGTATTAAGGCAAGTAATTACTTTAATATTCTTGATGCAAGAGGGGTGATTAGCGTTAATGAACGGGCAAATTATATAGCGCGCGTTCGAGCTATGGCAAAAAATTGCGCTGAAAAATATACTCTTAATCTTAAGTGTAGTGATTAA
- a CDS encoding competence/damage-inducible protein A yields the protein MNDKIYYAAIVVIGNEILSGKTQDLNVNFLAKELNSIGIRLREVSIVPDVEEMIIETVRNFSKKYDYVFTTGGIGPTHDDITASCIAKVFGRELVRDARALECLKRQYAPDQLNEARLKMGDLPAGATLIDNPVSLAPGFKVENVFVLAGVPKIAQSMFWTLKNQLKGGVPLENIYIHTYLTEGNFAEELAQIQNQFIEVEIGSYPFVYHGKLGTTLALRSVDKNLLIKCEQEIKQMLQLKGGEIVNIDMREAL from the coding sequence ATGAATGACAAAATATACTATGCCGCAATAGTGGTAATTGGGAATGAAATCTTGTCTGGTAAAACTCAAGACCTCAACGTAAATTTTTTAGCCAAAGAGCTTAATTCAATAGGGATTAGGTTAAGAGAGGTGAGCATAGTGCCGGATGTTGAAGAAATGATCATCGAAACAGTACGTAATTTTAGTAAAAAATATGATTATGTATTTACTACTGGTGGAATTGGACCTACCCATGATGATATTACAGCTAGCTGTATTGCTAAGGTTTTTGGCAGAGAGTTGGTACGAGATGCACGAGCGCTTGAATGTTTAAAGAGACAGTATGCTCCTGACCAATTAAATGAAGCACGTTTAAAAATGGGCGATTTGCCAGCAGGGGCAACGTTGATTGATAACCCGGTTTCTCTTGCTCCTGGCTTTAAGGTTGAGAATGTTTTTGTGCTAGCCGGAGTGCCAAAAATCGCCCAAAGCATGTTTTGGACTTTAAAGAATCAGTTAAAAGGTGGGGTGCCACTCGAGAATATTTATATTCATACTTATTTAACTGAAGGAAACTTTGCTGAAGAGCTGGCGCAAATTCAAAATCAATTTATAGAAGTTGAAATAGGAAGCTATCCTTTTGTATATCACGGTAAGTTAGGAACCACTTTGGCTTTAAGATCGGTGGATAAAAACCTGCTCATAAAATGTGAGCAAGAGATCAAGCAGATGTTACAATTAAAGGGTGGCGAAATTGTTAATATTGATATGAGAGAAGCATTGTGA
- the map gene encoding type I methionyl aminopeptidase yields the protein MTIKIHKPADFEKMRVAGKLAAQTLDMITEHVQPGITTNQLNEICHEFIIAHNAIPAPLNYKGYPKSICTSVNHVVCHGIPDDTQLKNGDIINIDVTVIVDGWYGDTSRMYWAGEPKVAAKRLTQVTYDAMMLGIEQIKPGNTLGDIGYAIQTHAEKHHYSIVRDFCGHGIGQIFHDEPNVLHYGRPGKGTVLEEGMLFTVEPMINIGKYETIIDQFNGWTARTRDKSLSAQFEHTVGVTKDGVEIFTISPKGLKHPNFNI from the coding sequence ATGACCATTAAAATTCACAAACCAGCAGATTTTGAAAAAATGCGCGTTGCCGGAAAGCTAGCAGCCCAAACTTTAGATATGATCACGGAGCATGTTCAGCCCGGTATTACCACCAATCAACTTAATGAAATTTGTCATGAGTTTATTATTGCGCATAATGCGATTCCTGCGCCGCTAAATTACAAAGGGTACCCTAAATCAATTTGCACCTCCGTTAATCATGTAGTATGTCATGGCATCCCTGATGATACCCAACTCAAAAATGGCGATATCATTAACATCGATGTAACAGTCATTGTTGATGGTTGGTATGGAGATACCTCAAGGATGTACTGGGCAGGAGAGCCTAAAGTTGCAGCCAAAAGGCTTACTCAAGTTACTTATGATGCTATGATGCTGGGGATTGAGCAAATCAAACCCGGTAATACCTTAGGTGATATAGGCTATGCTATACAAACTCACGCTGAAAAACATCACTATTCAATTGTAAGAGATTTTTGTGGGCACGGAATTGGCCAAATATTCCATGACGAACCTAATGTATTGCATTACGGCAGACCCGGCAAAGGTACTGTACTGGAAGAGGGGATGCTTTTTACGGTAGAACCAATGATTAATATTGGTAAATATGAAACGATTATCGATCAATTTAATGGCTGGACCGCTAGAACTAGAGATAAATCGCTGTCTGCTCAATTTGAGCATACAGTGGGAGTAACCAAGGATGGTGTAGAAATTTTTACTATATCACCTAAAGGATTAAAACATCCTAACTTTAATATATAA
- a CDS encoding lipoprotein-releasing ABC transporter permease subunit yields the protein MLNFTEFFIAYRYLHSKHKSNFISVTTGFSLLGIILGVAALIVVMAVMNGYREELTKITLGMSGHITIKGGRDGIIGYPDYLKALNKIEGVKQVTPQVDRKVMLSNKSAIAGGVLKGIEADLLKRKPMISSNLIEGNLVRFKEEEDSVILGVSLANSLGVSVGDEIKVVTATTNATVMGMVPRFKTFIVSGIFESGLYLYDNAYLYIPLKTAQKLFRLPENAITEIEFEVQNPYKTQNIKNGINKVLHGRYLIEDWQQQNAQILSALEIERAVMFLILTLIIIVAAFNIISSLYMLVNDKKSDIAILRTYGATRIMIIRIFMYIGAFIGIFGTLMGVFLGVSFAENIETIRRFLESMTGTTLFDPVVYYLSQLPAKLDFEDVYKISGLTTVLSIIATLFPAIKAASINPVQGLKND from the coding sequence ATGCTTAATTTTACAGAATTTTTTATTGCTTATAGATATTTGCATTCTAAGCATAAAAGCAATTTTATTTCGGTTACTACTGGTTTTTCATTGCTAGGTATTATTCTGGGAGTGGCGGCTTTAATAGTAGTGATGGCTGTCATGAATGGTTATAGAGAGGAACTTACTAAAATAACCTTAGGCATGAGCGGCCATATTACTATTAAAGGCGGAAGGGATGGTATTATTGGCTACCCAGATTATTTAAAAGCTTTAAATAAAATTGAAGGAGTTAAGCAAGTCACTCCTCAAGTTGATCGCAAGGTAATGTTAAGCAATAAAAGTGCGATTGCCGGAGGAGTACTAAAAGGAATAGAAGCAGATTTGCTTAAACGCAAACCTATGATTAGTAGTAACTTAATTGAGGGCAATCTTGTAAGGTTTAAGGAAGAAGAAGATTCGGTAATTTTAGGGGTAAGCTTAGCGAATAGCTTGGGGGTAAGTGTTGGTGATGAAATAAAAGTGGTAACTGCTACTACTAATGCCACGGTGATGGGTATGGTGCCTAGGTTTAAAACTTTTATTGTGTCTGGTATTTTTGAATCTGGGCTGTATTTGTATGATAATGCCTATTTATATATTCCTTTAAAAACTGCTCAAAAATTATTTAGATTGCCAGAAAATGCTATTACTGAAATTGAGTTTGAAGTACAAAACCCGTATAAAACCCAAAATATTAAAAATGGCATTAACAAAGTATTGCACGGTAGATATTTAATAGAAGATTGGCAGCAGCAAAATGCTCAAATTCTTTCTGCGTTAGAAATTGAGCGCGCTGTTATGTTTTTAATTCTTACTTTAATTATTATTGTGGCAGCTTTTAATATCATATCTAGTCTTTATATGCTAGTTAACGATAAAAAAAGCGATATTGCTATTTTGCGTACTTATGGTGCTACTAGAATAATGATTATAAGAATTTTTATGTATATAGGAGCGTTTATCGGTATTTTTGGCACCTTAATGGGAGTATTTTTAGGAGTAAGTTTTGCTGAAAATATTGAAACGATTAGAAGGTTTTTAGAAAGCATGACCGGTACTACCCTATTTGACCCAGTTGTGTATTATTTGAGCCAATTGCCTGCTAAGCTTGATTTTGAAGATGTTTATAAGATTTCTGGGCTTACTACTGTACTTTCTATTATTGCTACCCTTTTTCCTGCGATTAAGGCTGCGTCTATCAATCCGGTGCAAGGTTTAAAAAATGACTGA
- a CDS encoding ABC transporter ATP-binding protein, producing MTETILELNNITKSFTQGGHHLDILKDISLTIEANQVIGLLGPSGCGKTSLLNICGLVDEASHGEVRINHLLVKKMKDAERAKIRGKNVGFVYQFHHLLPDFTALENVMMPALVNKLLTKEEAIKVATSLLESLGLAERIQHFPAQLSGGEQQRVAIARAMINKPKLILADEPTGNLDPQTAAKVFALMIETIKSNNLAALIVTHNHQLIKNFDKVLTLEKGRLVRYVEANA from the coding sequence ATGACTGAAACCATTCTTGAACTAAATAATATTACTAAATCTTTTACTCAAGGTGGCCATCATCTTGATATCTTAAAAGATATTAGTTTAACCATTGAAGCAAATCAAGTGATAGGTTTGTTGGGGCCTTCGGGATGTGGTAAAACTTCTTTGTTAAATATTTGCGGACTGGTGGATGAAGCAAGTCATGGTGAGGTAAGAATTAATCATCTTTTGGTTAAAAAGATGAAAGATGCGGAAAGAGCCAAAATTAGAGGAAAAAATGTAGGTTTTGTTTATCAATTCCATCATCTGTTGCCTGATTTTACTGCGCTTGAAAATGTGATGATGCCAGCGTTAGTTAATAAGCTACTTACTAAGGAAGAGGCCATTAAGGTTGCCACTTCGTTATTAGAAAGTTTAGGACTTGCTGAGCGTATACAGCATTTTCCAGCACAATTATCTGGGGGGGAGCAACAAAGAGTAGCCATTGCTAGAGCTATGATTAATAAACCAAAATTAATTTTAGCCGATGAACCAACCGGTAATTTAGATCCGCAAACTGCTGCTAAAGTCTTTGCGCTAATGATTGAAACTATCAAAAGTAATAATTTGGCGGCCTTAATTGTTACTCATAATCACCAATTAATCAAAAATTTTGATAAAGTACTAACCTTAGAAAAAGGTAGGCTAGTTAGGTATGTTGAGGCAAACGCATAA